The DNA sequence GCTaagcatgtgctgtaccactgagttatgCACTTCAGTCCGAGGTCTTTGTTCTGTTCACCATTATATCCCCAGTGCCATGACTAAGGCTAACATGTTGTAGGTACTCAGCAATGAATAACTGAATGCATAATTATTAgctaccatcatcaccatcataacattttgtttttgcagtgctggggatcaaagccagggtctcacccatgctaggcaagcattctaccactgagctccatccctgaCCCCCATCATCATACTATTATAGCCAGCTTAGTCAGTATAGATGACTTGGTGGAGTAAAACCTGGGTCTTATTCTTGCTATACCCTATCCAGTGGTCATACCAAGCTTGTGGTGTGAGAGGAAGAACTCAGACAAAAAGAGCCAGGTTCCAAGATCAGCAGGGAACAGGTATCTCCTTGGACCATGACTCTTCCTGCTCTGAGATCCTGTGATTCAGTGGGAGGCTGGGGGAGCACAGGTTGAGGTAAGGATGGGAGAGGAGGAATAAGGAGCAGCCAAAGAGTCAGGCCTTACCTGGGTGGGCTGCATAGCAGGTAATACCAGTGCCCTCAAGCTGGGTGGCAAGCTCCCGGGCAAACAGTACGTTGGCCAGCTTACTGTCAGCATATGCCCGCAGCTCCTGTCGCCAACCAATCACTGGGTGGTTCAGGCGTGTGAAGTCGAGGTGTCCACGTCGATGGGCGGCTGAGGACACCACCACCACACGGCTAGGAGCACACATCCGCAGGTGGGGCAGCAGCAGGTGTGTTAGCAGGAAGGGGCTGACGTGGTTCACCCGCAACAGTAGGTTAAAGGCCTCACGGGTCCGGCCACAGGAACTGATCCCTGGGGCAGGAGCTAGATGTGAGCTGCCCCACAGCCCTCAGCATCCCCATGTGTGCGATGGGAGTATGGGGCATCCTTCCCATGTGTCTACTGGCCCCTGGCAGGGCCCAAATGGAGGGGGCAACTGCTCCTGGCCACCCACCACCCCCCTGCAGGGCCTTCTGCCCCTCACCAGCATTATGGATGAGGATGTCCAGCCGTGGCTCAGAGCTCAGGAAGGCAGTGGCAAAGGCCCGCACCGAGGCCAGACTGGCCAAGTCCAAGGCCATGAAGATGACCTCATTGttcccactctcctgtggagcgGCAAGGGCTGGGATTGTCACCAGgcacctccctcctcttccctctccccaggcGCCTAATTCTAAGAGTCTACCTTCTACTATAACTAAAATCTGCCCCTATGCACTAGAATGTAATGGAATGTATGTGGatttaaattctgatttttcttaTTAGAGTGTGACCTATCTTACAGAGttattgtgagaattgagttaatatatgtaaaataccaGTCAGCACTGTGTAGTATTTGCTATTACTATTATCCCCTCCCTCCACTATCACTTACCCTAAaatcttccactttttttttttttgacagtcttccaatgtaacccaagctggcctccaactcaccatcctcctgcttcagcctccccagtgctgggattacaggtgtcaccACAACCTACTGTAACAGAGTTTTTATTGGTCTCCTCTCACCCACTCTTACCTCCGCCAGTCCAGGGACCATAGAGCAATAAAGAGTGCATTCCAAAGGCTAGCCTGCTTCCCTGAGTTCTGCTGTCCAAGCTCCTCAATGAGGGTCTATTAGGGCTTCCAAAACCTGGCCCTGGCTCAGGGATCCTACAATTTGCCCCTCTAAATTGTACTTCAGTTTCATTAAATCTTCCCCCACCAGCTTCTCAAATCAGACTCTCTTGCCTCGGGGTCTTTACACACGCTGTCTGTTCTCTCTGCTGTTCCCTTTTCCTGCTGCTCTTCATTAATCTAACTCCTACAGATCCTTAAACGTCTGGGATAAGAATCCTTCCTTAAGGAAGCCTCCTCCCCAACTTGGTTCTGGAGCTCCTTTCGTGTCTGTCCGAAGTACTCTGTGCCCCTCTGCTGTGCTTAACGAACCAAGGGGCTGTCTCCTCTCAGGAACTGGATCTCCCGCGCCGTTTCGCTCGCCCCTCTTTATCGCGATGTGTCCTCGGCTCACCGTCCCACCTGTCCCCTCTTTCCCTCACCTGGCGGAGGTCGAAGGCGGCAGCCTCTCCGCGTTCCCGGCTGCGGCAAGCCAGCACCACGCGAGCTCCCCGGCGCGCCAGTTCCAGGGCCGTCATCTTCCCGATGCCGCTGTTGGCGCCTGAGGGCGGCGAGTAGGGGCCAGGTGAGCCGGACGGGCCGCGGGCCGCCGCCCGGCCGCCCGCCCACACCCGTGCACTTACCCGTGACCACGGCCGTGCGGCCCCTCAGGCTGCCGATGCCTCCGCATGGCGGAGCCTTCACTAGGTTGTAGTAGACCAGCACGTAAGCGCCCAGCAGCAGCCCCGCGCCCAGCAGCAGGGACTCCATGCCTGCCTACAGCTTTCCGGGTTCCCGCCCGGGCCTTGCCGCCCTGGGTAGCCGCGCAGCCGCCGCCGCCCCGGGTAGCCGCGCAGCCGCCGCCGCCCCGCCCAGCACCGGGGGCGGACGCGGGCGGAAGGCTGGACaggggtgtgtgtgcgtgtgcgtgtgcgtgtgcgcgcgCGTGGGTCCCGCGTGTGCGCGCGCGTGGGTCCCGCGTGTGCGCGCGCGTGGGTCCCACGAGCGCCCTCTAGGCGTGTGTCTGCGTCCGCTGGCGGCGTGCCGTGAGCACACCTTCGAAGTATGGGTGTGCTTTGAATCGCGGGAGCGCCCTCTAGGTGTGTGTTCATGTGCCTGCCAGGTATGCACATGGATCTCCGTGCATGTGCCCACGGGTCTTAGGATCGCCCTTCAGGGTGAGTTGTAAACCACGTAGGTGTCTGTGCCTCCAGGCTGCACATGCATCTGTCTCTCTGCCAACGCTTATGCTTGAATGAACATTTCTGTTTACTCTAGGTGTGAATATGCAGCGGAGTCCTTCCCTTCTGGAGTCGCGTGCCATGAATGGGCTGAGTCTCTGGAGAGCCCAGTCCTAGACTCCTTTCCCTCAGTAAACCAACCCTTCAAGTTCTCATCTTCACATAATCCGGCCCTCAGCTTCTAGGATTCTTCCCTATTCAAGGCTAGAGAGGCGAGAGAACAAGGTGGCACTGGTGGTTAGGGTCGTCAGGACTCACTCAACCATTTCCCCTCTATGTCCCTGATCCCACTCCACCCTacctttcctgtttctttcttctttcgtatttttgagataggggctcactaagtagcccaggctggccttgaaccttcaatcaatcctcttgagtgctgggataataGGGGTGCACCACTATGCACCTCCCCCCTCCTTCTGAAGGGAAGCCAGAAGATAGTAAAATCTGTTACTgcacatcaagaggaaatatattTCTGGAATGTTTTTCATAGGTGGCAGAAATAAGTAAAGATGCTCCATTGCTCAACCGAAGTGATTATGGCAGCTTGGTGGGCAAGGACAGCTAGAGAGGCATGGTTAAGGGCACTCTTGGCCTGGTGATATGGCAGGAACTTGAGAAAGCCACCAAGTATGATTTGCATGTTTGGCACTTATGGTGTGCCAAGCAGTATGGATACCCTAGTTAACACTATGCAGCACAATAAACCTTCTGTCCATAGGGAGTTCAAGCTCATCAGGCAGGGGGAGTAGAGTGGCTGAGACAAAACTAGATGGCTAGATGGGAGCCAGGAAAACCTGAATGTAGGGTAGGTTTCCTATTTAGCTGCAAAGTGGACTGGGGGTATAATTAGGCATAAATGCTGTGGGAGGAGGCTTTGGAGGCAGTATTCATTCTCAGATCACAAGGAAAAGTCCTGATAGGACTTTTAAATAGATACCACCTACTCCAATAGTGCTGGAACACAGCAAAGAGGTGCTCTCTAGGGAGAAAGCCTCTCACTAAGGTctggagaaggaaaggaatttGGTTTAACCAGAGTCCCCACAGCTTTACAATTAAGGTATACTCATTTTCTGATGGGAACACCAGTAGTGGAGAAGTAATGATTGCGAGTCACATTAACTAGAAGTGGCACAGCTAGGTCTGGAGACCAGATTCTTATTAgggctctccagagaaacagCACTCACATAACAGATGCACCCCTACTGCCCCACTGTCCTCCACCCAGTTTAGGGTCATTCTAATACCTCCGTACTCTCCCAAGCTTCCCTTGGAGGCTAAGTCGCTGGGAACAAGACCTGTTCAAAATATACCCCAACTGTTGGGACCCAGATCTCCGGCAAGATTCCCTCTAAGGGTGATGACAGGTAGGACAGACAGGCAGAAAACAtaatttgaagtatttttcttttttatatacagAATACAGGAAAGTTTCTGTAAAGTCTAAAACATTACATTTACTATGTACATTGGTACTAGTTGTGGgggtggaaggagaggagggagccAGGATTGGGAGGAAGAGAAGTGGCAAGAGAACAAAAAAAGGAGACAGAACAGGTTTACGACAAAAACGCTTTTGCTACAATAGACAACTTGAGAAAACGCTCTACCACATGTAGTACTGTAcacagttttaaaaaacattgaaaaaatgtCACTAGATGTATTTACACAAAATCCAAATACACTtccttatttgaaataaaatagatgGACAGCCggaaaaaagaattcatttttcatttgtccATAATACACAGTAGCTACCTGTAGTGCAACtgctgcagaaaggtaaaatAACTTGGAAGATGGGAAATATGGAAGGAGGGTGGGTAGcgatttttatattaaataaaacaatgatatTGTATAGATTTTGCTGtatgaaaactgtatttttttcttttaatataaaactATTGTCACTGCCACAAAATAGAACAAGTTTCTGATTATTTTACATTGGAGggtgagagaaggggagggagcaggaggtggggggaagggctTGTGTTGGAGGAAGTGTCCAGACCACAGTCTTCCCCTCCCTGCCCACGCTGTTCCTCAGCTCGGGTCTGCCGCTTTCCCATGAAATGTTGAGTACAAATATATGTGCAAATGCCCCCTAAaacttgagaaaagaaaaaggaattttaaaaaagtcaaaaggttttcttcatttcatgcaAAGATTGTAGTTGAAGGGTTTCTGGTATAGAAAACACCCAGGCTTGGTTTGTGTACATTTTTGCATTGCAGGAGTCTTGGGGAGAGTGTCTAGGTAGGC is a window from the Castor canadensis chromosome 11, mCasCan1.hap1v2, whole genome shotgun sequence genome containing:
- the Dhrs13 gene encoding dehydrogenase/reductase SDR family member 13 isoform X2 yields the protein MESLLLGAGLLLGAYVLVYYNLVKAPPCGGIGSLRGRTAVVTGANSGIGKMTALELARRGARVVLACRSRERGEAAAFDLRQESGNNEVIFMALDLASLASVRAFATAFLSSEPRLDILIHNAGISSCGRTREAFNLLLRVNHVSPFLLTHLLLPHLRMCAPSRVVVVSSAAHRRGHLDFTRLNHPVIGWRQELRAYADSKLANVLFARELATQLEGTGITCYAAHPGPVNSELFLRHVPGWLCPFLRPLAWLVLRTPGGGAQTPLYCALQEGIEPLSGRYFANCHVEEVPPAARDDQSAHRLWEASKRLAGLEPVEDDNPDEEIQPEDPGAPSSLSTSLPEEPIVSEFSPGKQRSQDFSKLTQRIQVKAEPEPQGS
- the Dhrs13 gene encoding dehydrogenase/reductase SDR family member 13 isoform X1 — protein: MESLLLGAGLLLGAYVLVYYNLVKAPPCGGIGSLRGRTAVVTGANSGIGKMTALELARRGARVVLACRSRERGEAAAFDLRQVVVTPVIPALGRLKQEDGELEASLGYIGRLSKKKKVEDFRESGNNEVIFMALDLASLASVRAFATAFLSSEPRLDILIHNAGISSCGRTREAFNLLLRVNHVSPFLLTHLLLPHLRMCAPSRVVVVSSAAHRRGHLDFTRLNHPVIGWRQELRAYADSKLANVLFARELATQLEGTGITCYAAHPGPVNSELFLRHVPGWLCPFLRPLAWLVLRTPGGGAQTPLYCALQEGIEPLSGRYFANCHVEEVPPAARDDQSAHRLWEASKRLAGLEPVEDDNPDEEIQPEDPGAPSSLSTSLPEEPIVSEFSPGKQRSQDFSKLTQRIQVKAEPEPQGS